A genomic window from Periweissella cryptocerci includes:
- the recJ gene encoding single-stranded-DNA-specific exonuclease RecJ → MIEARYKWERPVVADEAAAQILTTELQLEPVIAKVLVNRGYDTLAKANEFLNPSPEQINDPWLLHDMDKAVARINEAIMNGERITVYGDYDTDGLTSTALMYETLEMVGADVNYYVPNRFNDGYGPNVEAYERLIGEGTQLIVTVDNGVAGHAAIARAKELGVDVVVTDHHELPETLPDAYAIVHPRHPEGTYPFGELSGVGVAFKVATALLEEIPQEMLDLVALGEIADLVDLVGENRTLVTYGLKMIEQTQRPGLLALMDVAGVQKDAVTATTVGFSLAPRLNALGRLGDAGTGVELLTTQDEEVATELAKKIDTLNIERQALVASIGDAAMAQAMQPENLERQTLVITGAGWHEGVLGIVASRVVEETGKPTLVLREEDGILKGSGRSVPAFNLFTALDAHRELFVAFGGHAAAAGMSVAVEQLSALQTAFEAEALQQDLADAEKPALKIATLMTPSDVTPTLYRQLQSLGPFGNGNTEPLFVFEPATLSNVKAIGAEGKHLKFALSGENQPNLNAIAFGRGSLANDLVANDQGVQVVGSIEENVWKGNTSFQLMVKDILQEGLTIVDGRTNKLQPQLFTEVAQYVFFNPKVKTQLLAYLPEGSHVVDVTAGDVLTDGQLTVLVDLPKQLDDLSVLQGHTFSRLTAIFYAAHQVYLEKNPSKEEFGKLYKYALTHTDLPIRAQTETIAKYLNIDKNRLYFMITVFFELGFVTIDDGNLNGVANPPHAELTTAPSYQARIQKQAVEKALIYSKTTELKTLLHQWIDQA, encoded by the coding sequence ATGATAGAGGCACGTTATAAGTGGGAGCGTCCGGTAGTTGCGGATGAAGCTGCCGCCCAAATTTTAACAACGGAACTCCAACTAGAACCAGTGATTGCTAAAGTCCTTGTTAATCGGGGATATGACACACTGGCGAAAGCAAACGAATTCTTGAATCCAAGTCCGGAACAAATCAATGATCCATGGTTGTTACATGACATGGATAAGGCAGTTGCACGGATTAACGAAGCAATCATGAACGGTGAACGAATCACAGTTTATGGTGATTATGATACCGATGGATTGACGAGTACGGCGTTGATGTATGAAACGCTGGAAATGGTTGGTGCGGACGTTAATTATTATGTGCCTAACCGATTTAATGATGGATACGGGCCAAATGTTGAAGCATATGAACGTTTAATTGGTGAAGGCACGCAATTGATCGTTACGGTTGATAATGGGGTCGCGGGACATGCGGCCATCGCTCGAGCTAAAGAACTTGGGGTAGATGTCGTAGTTACTGATCACCACGAATTGCCTGAAACATTACCCGATGCGTATGCGATTGTGCATCCACGGCATCCTGAAGGTACGTATCCATTTGGTGAACTATCGGGTGTCGGGGTTGCTTTTAAGGTGGCGACAGCTTTACTAGAAGAAATCCCCCAAGAAATGTTAGACCTGGTGGCGCTTGGTGAAATTGCTGACTTGGTTGATTTAGTTGGTGAAAATCGGACATTGGTTACTTATGGTCTAAAGATGATTGAACAGACCCAACGACCAGGGCTGTTAGCCTTGATGGACGTGGCGGGTGTACAAAAAGATGCAGTTACAGCGACAACTGTGGGCTTTAGTTTAGCACCACGGTTGAACGCTTTAGGACGACTTGGTGATGCTGGTACTGGGGTCGAACTTTTAACGACCCAAGACGAAGAAGTTGCGACAGAATTAGCTAAAAAAATTGACACATTAAATATTGAACGACAAGCACTAGTTGCAAGTATTGGTGATGCCGCGATGGCTCAGGCGATGCAACCAGAGAACTTAGAGCGCCAGACATTGGTAATTACCGGTGCGGGTTGGCATGAAGGTGTATTGGGAATTGTGGCCAGCCGAGTGGTTGAAGAAACCGGTAAGCCTACGTTGGTTTTGCGCGAAGAAGATGGTATCTTGAAGGGCTCTGGCCGTTCAGTGCCAGCCTTTAATTTATTTACGGCGCTTGATGCCCATCGTGAGCTGTTTGTGGCCTTTGGTGGGCATGCAGCCGCAGCTGGGATGTCTGTTGCCGTTGAGCAGTTGTCGGCCTTACAAACGGCTTTTGAAGCTGAAGCACTGCAACAAGATTTAGCTGATGCAGAAAAGCCAGCTTTAAAAATTGCAACCTTGATGACACCAAGTGATGTCACACCAACATTATATCGACAACTGCAAAGTTTAGGACCATTTGGTAATGGTAATACGGAGCCTTTGTTCGTGTTTGAACCTGCCACTTTAAGTAACGTCAAGGCAATTGGAGCTGAAGGAAAACATCTCAAATTTGCCTTGAGCGGTGAGAATCAACCAAACTTAAACGCAATTGCCTTTGGCCGAGGAAGTTTAGCAAACGATTTAGTTGCAAATGATCAAGGCGTGCAAGTTGTCGGCTCGATTGAAGAAAATGTCTGGAAGGGGAATACCTCGTTTCAGTTAATGGTTAAAGACATCTTGCAAGAAGGTTTAACCATTGTTGATGGCCGGACAAATAAGCTCCAACCTCAACTTTTTACAGAGGTTGCGCAGTATGTATTTTTTAATCCAAAAGTAAAAACACAATTACTAGCTTATTTACCAGAAGGTAGTCATGTAGTTGATGTGACTGCTGGGGATGTGTTAACGGATGGGCAATTAACTGTATTGGTTGATTTACCTAAGCAACTTGATGATTTAAGTGTCTTGCAAGGACACACTTTTAGTCGCTTGACGGCAATATTTTATGCTGCTCACCAAGTTTATTTAGAAAAAAATCCTAGTAAAGAAGAATTTGGGAAGTTGTATAAGTATGCGTTAACGCACACAGATTTACCAATTCGTGCGCAAACGGAGACAATTGCCAAATATCTAAATATTGATAAAAACCGGCTATATTTTATGATTACCGTGTTTTTTGAACTGGGATTTGTTACAATTGACGATGGTAATTTAAATGGAGTAGCTAATCCACCACATGCCGAACTTACAACCGCGCCGAGTTATCAAGCGCGAATTCAAAAACAAGCAGTCGAAAAAGCGTTAATCTATAGTAAAACTACTGAACTTAAAACGCTTCTACACCAGTGGATTGATCAAGCATAA
- the rnz gene encoding ribonuclease Z: MQLEFLGTGAGQPAKSRNVTAIALRLLDERNAVWLFDVGEGTQHQILRSNIRPRKVEKIFITHLHGDHIFGLPGFLSSRSFQGSDEHEPITIYGPKGIKRFIETSLSVSESHLTYPIEYVELTNEGTVFEDKTFAVEAMKLDHGITSYGYRIVEKDHAGELQVDKLKTMQIPSGPVYGKLKRGETVTLPDGRVVNGADFIGQPQKGRIVTILGDTRKTQNSVILGKNADVLVHESTYGKGEGKLARSHHHSTNLQAVEVAKQAGAKKLLLTHISARYVGKLAMELEKQAREEFENVHVVHDFEVIEIPFEHVEETKVSDDRGTL; the protein is encoded by the coding sequence ATGCAATTAGAATTTTTAGGTACTGGAGCGGGACAACCCGCAAAATCGCGCAATGTTACCGCAATTGCTTTACGCTTATTAGATGAGCGGAATGCAGTTTGGTTGTTTGATGTTGGTGAAGGTACACAACATCAAATTTTACGTTCAAACATTCGTCCACGTAAAGTTGAAAAAATTTTTATCACACATTTGCATGGTGACCATATTTTTGGTTTACCAGGTTTTTTAAGTTCACGTTCATTTCAAGGTAGTGATGAACACGAGCCAATTACAATTTATGGTCCCAAAGGTATTAAGCGTTTTATCGAAACTTCACTCAGTGTGTCGGAATCACACCTGACATATCCAATTGAATATGTCGAATTGACGAATGAAGGGACTGTCTTTGAAGACAAAACATTTGCCGTTGAAGCAATGAAACTTGACCATGGAATTACATCATATGGGTATCGAATTGTCGAAAAAGATCACGCTGGTGAACTACAAGTTGATAAATTAAAGACCATGCAAATACCTTCAGGTCCTGTTTACGGTAAACTTAAGCGCGGAGAAACCGTCACATTACCAGATGGTCGGGTAGTTAATGGTGCGGACTTTATTGGGCAACCACAAAAAGGGCGGATTGTGACAATTCTCGGCGATACGCGTAAGACGCAAAACTCAGTAATTTTGGGGAAAAACGCTGATGTCTTAGTGCATGAAAGTACTTATGGTAAAGGCGAGGGTAAGTTAGCGCGCAGTCATCATCACTCCACAAACTTACAAGCCGTTGAAGTTGCTAAGCAAGCAGGAGCTAAAAAATTGCTATTGACGCATATTTCGGCGCGTTATGTTGGTAAACTAGCCATGGAACTTGAAAAACAAGCGAGAGAAGAATTTGAAAATGTCCACGTTGTCCATGATTTTGAAGTGATTGAAATTCCATTTGAACACGTAGAAGAAACGAAGGTAAGCGATGATAGAGGCACGTTATAA
- a CDS encoding adenine phosphoribosyltransferase translates to MSFDFHKYVASMPDFPEPGVTFRDITPLIGDGEAYAAATDAIVEYAKSRGGVDAIVGPESRGFIVGGPVAFKLGVGLIPARKAGKLPRKTVKQDYELEYGGTNTLEIHADAIKPGDRVLITDDLLATGGTIAATIKLVEQLGGIVVGTAFLIDLKDLKGREKIADYDVFSLMEY, encoded by the coding sequence ATGTCATTTGATTTTCACAAATATGTTGCTTCAATGCCTGACTTTCCAGAACCAGGTGTTACGTTCCGTGATATTACTCCATTAATTGGTGACGGTGAAGCATATGCGGCCGCAACCGATGCGATTGTGGAATATGCTAAGTCACGCGGCGGTGTTGATGCCATCGTGGGACCTGAATCACGTGGATTCATCGTTGGTGGTCCAGTAGCATTCAAGTTAGGCGTGGGTTTAATTCCTGCACGTAAGGCGGGTAAATTGCCACGTAAGACTGTTAAGCAAGATTATGAATTAGAATACGGTGGTACTAACACCCTTGAAATTCATGCAGATGCTATCAAACCTGGTGATCGCGTGCTAATCACGGATGACTTGTTAGCAACTGGTGGTACGATTGCTGCAACAATCAAGTTGGTTGAACAACTTGGTGGTATTGTAGTCGGAACGGCCTTCTTAATTGATTTGAAAGATCTCAAAGGTCGTGAGAAAATCGCAGACTATGATGTTTTCTCATTAATGGAATACTAA
- a CDS encoding glycoside hydrolase family 13 protein, translated as MDLLTIKHRPDSEDAFITPDGQLHLRLRAKHGDINQVTCIYGDPYDYEDTFVTNATDSTNEATWLYQAASLVPTLCSQIFDYWELTIQPVNNRLQYAFLVTDNFCDTLLWGERRQVSDTATNRNDPTNYFKFPYMQLTDAAVKPAWLAETVWYQIFPERFNNGNKNNDPSDVLAWNPQAHPTRTAFYGGDLQGIYDQLNYLANLGINGIYLCPIFKAPSNHKYDTADYFQLDPHFGDAATLSKLINKAHQLGMHILFDAVFNHIGFESTQWQDVLRNGQQSPYYDWFLINNPDFLAYATGAKQINVGEKLPYEMFSYEKNMPKLNTQLPAVQNYLYEIGRYWLAEFDIDGWRLDVSDEVDHRFWREFCQQCRDIKSDCYIVGESWKNAQSVLAGDQFNGVMNYPLTDIIKGHFIENKYSQQDLITLINEQYMLYRSQVNECMFNILDSHDTTRLLTACHENVALEKQILAFTYLQLGTPCLYYGDEIGMTGKNDPDCRKCMDWDTTNWDTDLQTFIKQLISLRKTYGLLIQQVNLRWLTSLALPEPLLEFQYSDGNHSLIGIFNTTSTAHLVPSMPGYTVQLQSGYDNTLLAPQGFVIASK; from the coding sequence ATGGATTTACTTACAATTAAACACCGTCCTGATAGTGAAGATGCGTTTATTACTCCAGATGGGCAATTACATTTGCGTCTACGCGCTAAACATGGTGATATTAACCAGGTTACCTGCATCTACGGTGACCCATATGATTACGAAGATACCTTTGTAACGAATGCTACTGATAGTACGAACGAAGCGACATGGCTTTACCAAGCTGCTTCATTGGTACCCACACTATGTTCACAAATTTTTGATTACTGGGAATTAACAATTCAACCCGTTAATAATCGTTTACAGTATGCTTTTTTAGTAACCGATAATTTTTGTGATACGCTTCTCTGGGGGGAACGTCGTCAAGTTAGTGACACTGCCACAAATCGCAATGACCCTACCAACTACTTTAAATTTCCCTACATGCAACTCACTGACGCAGCGGTCAAACCTGCTTGGCTTGCCGAAACTGTGTGGTATCAAATTTTCCCAGAACGATTTAACAATGGGAATAAAAATAATGATCCCAGTGATGTGTTAGCATGGAATCCTCAGGCTCATCCGACGAGAACCGCTTTTTATGGTGGCGATTTACAAGGTATTTATGACCAGCTAAATTACCTAGCCAATTTAGGAATTAATGGTATTTATCTGTGCCCAATTTTTAAAGCCCCTTCCAATCACAAATACGATACCGCTGATTATTTTCAGCTTGACCCCCATTTTGGTGATGCCGCAACCTTATCCAAATTAATCAACAAAGCTCATCAGCTCGGTATGCATATCTTATTTGATGCAGTTTTTAACCATATTGGTTTTGAATCTACCCAATGGCAAGATGTATTACGAAACGGCCAGCAATCGCCGTATTATGACTGGTTCTTGATTAACAATCCAGATTTTTTAGCTTATGCCACAGGCGCAAAACAAATTAATGTCGGCGAAAAATTGCCATATGAGATGTTTAGTTACGAAAAAAATATGCCTAAACTCAATACGCAACTGCCCGCTGTCCAAAATTATCTCTACGAAATTGGGCGCTATTGGCTCGCTGAGTTCGATATCGACGGTTGGCGACTTGATGTATCTGACGAAGTTGACCATCGCTTCTGGCGTGAATTTTGCCAGCAATGCCGTGATATTAAATCTGACTGCTACATCGTGGGTGAAAGTTGGAAAAATGCGCAATCAGTGCTCGCCGGCGATCAGTTTAATGGGGTTATGAATTATCCCTTAACGGACATTATCAAAGGCCATTTCATTGAAAATAAGTATTCACAACAAGATTTGATTACATTGATTAACGAACAATATATGTTATATCGTTCGCAGGTTAATGAGTGCATGTTCAATATTTTGGACTCCCATGATACGACCCGTCTTTTGACTGCTTGTCATGAAAACGTTGCACTTGAAAAACAAATTTTAGCCTTCACTTACCTCCAACTGGGCACACCATGTCTTTACTATGGTGACGAAATTGGGATGACTGGTAAAAACGATCCAGATTGCCGTAAATGCATGGATTGGGATACCACCAATTGGGATACCGACCTACAAACGTTCATTAAACAATTAATTAGCTTGCGCAAAACATATGGTTTACTCATCCAACAAGTTAATTTACGTTGGTTAACTAGCCTCGCTTTACCTGAACCATTACTTGAATTTCAATATTCAGATGGTAATCATTCTTTAATTGGCATTTTTAATACTACTAGCACTGCGCATCTAGTACCATCGATGCCAGGTTACACCGTCCAGCTGCAGTCTGGTTACGACAACACCCTGTTAGCACCACAAGGGTTCGTGATTGCATCAAAATAA
- the murG gene encoding undecaprenyldiphospho-muramoylpentapeptide beta-N-acetylglucosaminyltransferase, which translates to MRLMVSAGGTGGHIYPALAAVDAVRRQEPDTEVLYIGSERGLEKSIVPQRGIEFKALEIQGFRRKLSFDNVKTMYLFLKSVGEAKKIIKEFNPDVVVGFGGYVSGAVVYAAHRMGIPTVIHEQNSVVGMTNKFLSHGVDEIGIAFEAARSQFPTDKVTMVGNPRAQEVAHMHSHFEWREYGLRNDKPTLLIFGGSQGALKINKATIEAIPAFNERDYQVVFVTGQKRYDDVLSELSEAHILVSENIVIKPYISNMPEVMPRVAVILGRAGATSIAEITALGVPSILVPSPYVTADHQTKNAQSLVNAGAAEMIVEADLTGEKLVAVVDDLMNDDVKRLEMEQASKKLGVLDAADQLVALMRKAMADRNTK; encoded by the coding sequence ATGCGATTAATGGTTAGTGCCGGTGGAACTGGGGGACATATTTACCCAGCCTTAGCAGCGGTAGATGCAGTCAGACGTCAAGAACCAGATACAGAAGTGCTCTATATTGGTAGTGAACGCGGGTTGGAAAAATCAATTGTGCCGCAACGCGGAATTGAATTTAAAGCATTAGAAATCCAAGGTTTCCGGCGTAAGCTTTCGTTCGATAACGTTAAAACGATGTATTTGTTTTTGAAATCAGTTGGTGAAGCTAAAAAAATCATCAAAGAATTTAACCCAGATGTTGTGGTAGGTTTCGGTGGCTATGTTAGTGGTGCGGTAGTGTATGCTGCTCACCGGATGGGAATACCAACGGTTATCCACGAGCAAAATTCAGTTGTCGGAATGACAAATAAATTCTTGAGCCACGGGGTTGATGAAATCGGGATTGCCTTTGAAGCAGCTCGTAGTCAATTTCCAACTGATAAAGTTACGATGGTTGGGAATCCGCGCGCACAAGAAGTTGCCCACATGCATTCGCATTTTGAATGGCGTGAGTATGGGTTACGCAATGACAAACCAACGTTGTTAATTTTTGGTGGTTCACAAGGGGCCTTGAAAATTAACAAAGCAACGATTGAAGCAATTCCGGCTTTTAACGAGCGGGACTATCAAGTGGTGTTTGTTACTGGACAAAAACGCTACGATGATGTCTTGTCTGAATTAAGTGAAGCACATATCTTGGTTAGCGAAAATATCGTAATTAAGCCATACATCAGTAACATGCCCGAAGTAATGCCACGCGTAGCGGTTATTCTCGGCCGGGCTGGTGCCACTAGTATTGCCGAAATTACGGCCTTGGGTGTACCTTCAATTTTAGTACCAAGTCCATATGTTACTGCTGATCACCAAACGAAGAATGCCCAAAGCCTCGTGAATGCCGGTGCTGCGGAAATGATTGTTGAAGCAGATTTGACTGGTGAAAAATTGGTCGCCGTAGTGGATGATTTAATGAATGATGATGTTAAACGGTTGGAAATGGAACAAGCGTCTAAGAAACTAGGTGTTCTTGACGCCGCCGACCAATTAGTTGCCTTGATGCGTAAAGCAATGGCTGACCGAAATACCAAATAA
- a CDS encoding cell division protein FtsQ/DivIB: MAKHESKNKKNTPPSPWDVLQLSDKQSSRLDIETEAKKAQSAANAFFVKKDKDDKKEKAAPKVDEPQPTSVDEEPIVLFTKKHRHVDEQTETNIDEKEAEIEEGIALPTDDERNFKFRDYAARLFAKREKLQPVFTLQRQTRQASAMLVLLTVLTLGMCWFISPASMVHTINVTGNEDLTPKEIISATDIKKNRSVFGVFGHEQSIMKTARRNNDQIAELNVRVMNPTTVDLVVQESIKAGYILVNGKFHLVLGDSKILDKTMNNPEPGFPLYDNFQKGANFEKVIRGFATLDEPIRTAVSEIKYAPTKQNPQRIIIYMNDGNEVFAKITTFADKMAYYPSIAAQMKERGIVDLQVGAYSYPYSKIPKKTSAKASSATSSSSASSASSSSSTQQSN, encoded by the coding sequence ATGGCTAAACATGAATCAAAAAACAAGAAAAATACACCACCGTCGCCATGGGATGTCCTCCAACTATCAGATAAACAATCAAGCCGGTTAGATATCGAGACCGAAGCGAAAAAGGCGCAAAGTGCTGCGAATGCTTTTTTTGTTAAGAAAGATAAAGATGACAAAAAAGAAAAAGCAGCACCCAAAGTTGATGAACCACAACCAACATCAGTAGATGAAGAGCCGATTGTGCTGTTTACTAAAAAACATCGTCATGTTGATGAGCAAACTGAAACAAACATTGACGAAAAAGAAGCCGAAATCGAGGAGGGTATCGCGTTACCCACTGACGATGAACGTAATTTTAAATTTCGTGATTACGCCGCACGGTTGTTTGCGAAACGTGAAAAGCTACAACCAGTTTTTACGTTGCAACGGCAAACACGCCAAGCAAGCGCAATGCTTGTTTTATTAACGGTTTTGACACTGGGGATGTGCTGGTTTATTAGTCCAGCTAGTATGGTGCACACGATAAACGTCACTGGTAACGAAGATTTAACGCCTAAAGAAATCATTTCTGCAACTGACATTAAGAAAAATCGGTCAGTTTTTGGTGTGTTTGGTCATGAACAAAGCATCATGAAAACGGCCCGCCGCAATAATGACCAAATTGCCGAATTGAATGTACGAGTTATGAATCCGACGACGGTTGATTTAGTGGTGCAAGAATCGATTAAAGCCGGTTATATTTTAGTTAATGGCAAGTTTCATTTGGTATTAGGTGACTCGAAAATATTGGATAAAACAATGAATAATCCAGAACCGGGTTTTCCATTGTATGATAATTTTCAAAAAGGAGCTAACTTCGAGAAGGTTATTCGAGGGTTTGCGACGCTAGATGAACCAATTCGGACGGCAGTCTCAGAAATTAAATATGCACCAACTAAGCAAAATCCACAGCGAATCATTATATATATGAATGATGGTAACGAGGTGTTTGCGAAGATTACGACGTTCGCCGATAAAATGGCTTACTATCCTTCAATTGCTGCTCAAATGAAGGAACGTGGAATTGTTGATCTGCAAGTTGGGGCATATTCATATCCGTATTCTAAGATTCCTAAAAAAACTTCAGCTAAAGCAAGCAGCGCTACTAGTAGTTCAAGCGCATCGAGTGCAAGCAGTAGCTCAAGTACGCAACAAAGTAATTAA